In the genome of Streptomyces aquilus, the window CGCTCGCGGTGTCGCTGGTCCTGGTCGTGGTCCGGCTGGTGATGCGGGACACCGTCAAGCACGCCTTCAGCGGTGTCTTCGGCGTGGCCTTCGGCGTGGTCTTCGCGATGATGACCGGCAACGCGAAGGACTTCTATCTGCCGGGCATGCTGTACACGCTCGGACTGGGCCTCGCGTACATCATCACGACGCTGTGCGGGGTGCCGCTGATCGGCCTCATCCTCGGGCCGGTGTTCAAGGAGAACCTCTCCTGGCGCACCCGCAACCCGGGCCGCAAGAAGGCGTACGCGAAGGCGAGTTACGCCTGGGGCGCGATCCTGCTGGCCAAGTGCGCGATCCTCTTCCCGCTGTACTGGTGGGCCAACACCGCGCAGCTCGGCTGGGTCCTGGTCGCCCTCAAGATCCCGCCGTTCCTGCTCGCCGTCTGGCTGACGTGGGTCTTCCTGGCGAAGGCACCGGCGCCGATCGACGTGTTCGCCGAGATGGAAGCGGCCGAGAAGGCGGAGGAAGAGCGCAAGGCGGCCCTGGCCGAGGAGCGCGGCGAGACCACGGGGGCTCGGCACCGGCGCGAGGCGTAGTTTCCCTCACGACGTTTCGCTCACGACGTTTCGCTCACGACGTTTCCCTTACGACGACGGAGGGCGCCCCGGGTGATCCGGGGCGCCCTCCGTCGTCGTACCGCCTAGGACGCGTCCTCGCGACGCACCGACAGCAGGTCCTCCAGCTGCTCCTCGCGGGCCTGGGCCGCCACGAAGAGGAGTTCGTCGCCCGCCTCCAGGGAGTCCTCGCGGGACGGGGTCAGGACGCGGGTGCCGCGGATGATCGTCACCAGGGACGTGTCCTGCG includes:
- a CDS encoding DUF3159 domain-containing protein, producing MTSLDKPTEETDQHDARAVTEAALFEAFGGLRGMVETVLPGLLFVTIYTINKDLHMSAIAALAVSLVLVVVRLVMRDTVKHAFSGVFGVAFGVVFAMMTGNAKDFYLPGMLYTLGLGLAYIITTLCGVPLIGLILGPVFKENLSWRTRNPGRKKAYAKASYAWGAILLAKCAILFPLYWWANTAQLGWVLVALKIPPFLLAVWLTWVFLAKAPAPIDVFAEMEAAEKAEEERKAALAEERGETTGARHRREA